GCCGATCAGCGCCACCGCGAACGTGACCAGCGGCGCGCCGCCGAGCGCGGCGAGCCGCAGCAGCGGCGAGGAGTCCTGGCTGAACGCCAGCCGACCCCACGGGAACCCGCCGAACGGGGTGCGGTCCCGCAGCGCCTCCTGCCCGACCCACAGCACCCCGGTCACCGCCGGCCACGCCGCCCGGTACCGGTCGACCAGCGGCGACACCCAGGCGCCGGCCGCGCCCAGCAGCGCCAGGTAGCCGGCCTGCAGCAGCGACAGCAGCACCCACGGCAGGTAGCCGGTGTGCAGGTTGGTCCACTCCAGCAGCGGCGCGAACAGGGTCACCCCGGCCAGGAAGCCCAGCCCGGCGCCGGCGCGCAGCCGCCGCCGGTGCACGGCGGCGGCGAGCAGCGCCACCCCGACCGGCGCGAGCGGCCACACCCCGTAAGGGGGGAACGCGGCCAGCAGCGCCAGCCCGGCCACCACGGCCAGCGGCACGGCCACCGTCAACCTCAGGGGACGGGGCTTCCCGGCGTCTCGGGCCCCGTCCGTGGCCCGCGTCTCTTCCCGGTCGAGCGTCGTCACCGGCACCTCACCACGATCACGCGCCGAAGGCTACCCGTCCCGGCCCGCCCGGCGTCGCTCCGGTGGCGGCCTAGTCGGGCAGGTGGATCACCGGCAGGTCCCCGTCGCCGTAGCGCGGTTCCCCGGTCAGGATCGGGGCGTCGTGCTCCAGGCAGGCCAGCACGGTGGTCGCCAGGTCCACCCGGCCGGTGAAGCCCCGCCAGTACGCCAACTCCTGCCACGACGCCGCGGCCGTCGGGAGCACGGCGCACGCGTCCAGACCGAGCAGCCGGCCCAGCGCCGCCCGGTCCTTCGGGTCGTCCACGACGGCGAGGGTCTCCGCGGCGGTCACGGCGGTCACCCCGAACCGGACCCCGTCGGCGATCACCTCGTGCAGCGGCTCGCCCACGTGTACCGATCCGGCCAGGTACGCCAGCAGCGCGGAGCGGTCCAGCACCAGCCGTACCGGCGGCGCGTCGGGCGTCGTCACGCGGCCGGCGCCCGCGCGGCACCGGTGGCCTCGGTGTCGATCGCGGCCTGCACCCGCTCACGGACCGCCTGGTAGCGCTCCGACGGCCAGGCGGCGTCCACGGCGGCGCGGGCCGCCCGCGCCCGCGTCACCCCCTCCTCGGTCACCGGGATGCCCTGGTGCGCCAGCTCGGCGCTCAGCGCCTCGCGGCGCATCAGCGCCCGCGCCGCCTCCACCAGGTAGGCACTGGCGTTGGGTTCGCGTTCCAGCCGCTCGGCGACGTCCGGCGGAACGGAGATCGACAGCTTCCGCACCGGTCTGGTCATACCGGGAAGCCTAGCCCGGTAGCACCGTCGGTGGTGGTCGCCGCGCCGATCAGCCGCGGCGGCGGGGTACCAGGACCGTGACGTCGTCGTGGTCCGCCGCCCCACCGGCCGCTGACCACCACCCGGACTGTCGTACCCGGCTGGCAGGGTGGCGGGCATGGCGACGACCTACGTGCTGATCCCGGGGGCCGGCGGCGAAGCCGCGTTCTGGCAGCCCCTGACGACCGAACTGCGCCGCCGCGGCCACGACGTGGTGCCGGTGGACCTACCCGCCGCCGACGAGCGGGCCGCCCTGCCGGAATACGCCGCCGTCGTCCGCGCCGCCGTCGACGGCCACGACGACGTGGTGCTGGTCGCCCAGTCGCTCGGCGCGTTCACCGCGCCGCTGGTGGCCGACCACCCGGCGGTGCGGCTGCTGGTGCTGCTCAACCCGATGATCCCCGCCCCCGGGGAGACCCCCGGCGAGTGGGGGGACGCGACCGGCCACGGCCCGGCCCGCGCCGCGTACGCCGCCGCGCAGGGCCGCGACCCGGACGCCCCGGTGGACCTGGTGGTGGACTTCCTGCACGACGTGCCCGACGAGGTGGCCGCGTCGCTGCTGGCCGGTGACCGGGCGTCGGAGTCCGAATCGGTGTTCACCCGACCCAACCCGCTGCGCCGGTGGCCGGACGTGCCGACCCGGGTGGTCTCCGGCCGCGACGACCGGCTCTTCCCGCTGGAGTTCCAGCGCCGCCTGGCCCGCGAACGGTTGGGCATCGAGCCCGCCGTGCTGCCCGGCGGGCACCTGCTCGCCATGAGCCAGCCGGTGCTCCTGGCCGACCTGCTGGAGTCCTGGCACCCCTGACCCGGGCGTGGACGGCAACGAAATCGGGGCGCGGCTCACGCCGCGCCCCGATGCTCCCAGGCCCTTCCCGGCCGGTGGGGCGAGAGTGAACGGCGCCGACCTTCGGACCGACCCGACGTGGACTGGCTGCCCCCGCCTGGCCGTTGTCTACTGGCCGTGCCTTTCACCCTGCCCGTACACCGGTAACCGCGGCCGGTTCGCGCCGCCCCGCCGACCCCCGCCCGCTGGACCTGGCCGCCGCGACTATGAAGGTCGCTCGGCCAGCGGACGAAGGGACGAAGCGAACAACAGCCGCTTCCCGTGGTAGGACTCAAAGACGGTACGTGCTGCCCCCCGCCCGTTGTCAACCCACCCCGGCCTGTCGTGTGTTGCGCCACGGCGTGTCGCGTCGGCGCGTCTCGATGGGCTGACCGTCGGTGCGCTCACCGGTCCAGGTGCCGGCGCAGCAACGCCCGCGCCGCCCCCGGATGGTCGTCGGCGAGCAGCCCACCGGCGGCCAGCACGTAGTCCACGTCGACGACGGGCCGCGCCGCCCGCGGCAACGGCCAACCGCCCGCATGGTCGGTCAGCACCGCACCCAGCACCCCGGCCGCGTCCGCCGC
The sequence above is drawn from the Micromonospora sp. R77 genome and encodes:
- a CDS encoding glutamate mutase L, which codes for AADAAGVLGAVLTDHAGGWPLPRAARPVVDVDYVLAAGGLLADDHPGAARALLRRHLDR
- a CDS encoding alpha/beta fold hydrolase; this translates as MATTYVLIPGAGGEAAFWQPLTTELRRRGHDVVPVDLPAADERAALPEYAAVVRAAVDGHDDVVLVAQSLGAFTAPLVADHPAVRLLVLLNPMIPAPGETPGEWGDATGHGPARAAYAAAQGRDPDAPVDLVVDFLHDVPDEVAASLLAGDRASESESVFTRPNPLRRWPDVPTRVVSGRDDRLFPLEFQRRLARERLGIEPAVLPGGHLLAMSQPVLLADLLESWHP